Genomic window (Chryseobacterium sp. H1D6B):
GTTTTTTTGATTGGCAATTTTAATGTAGCTTTTGCCTTCGTTTTCCGTAAGAAACTCACGGATGATTTTTTGAGATTTTAGAGGATAATCCTGTCCGCTGAGATTAATGAAATAATCCCAATGTGCATTAATTTTTAAAAGGAAATGCATTCCGTCTAATTCGGCCTGCACCATGCTGTAACCGCCCCAGACTACGTTTTCACTTTCCTGTATGAAAACATTTGGGTAGCTTTCTAAAAATGAGCGGATTTCCTTGCCTATTTCCTTGTCTGCTTTTTTATCGATATGAATAAGATAGTAGTTATTCAGTTCATAAATAGCATTAAAAAGACGCTTAAATTGTTCCGGTAACCGGTGTACCAAAATCAGATAAGCAATATTGATACTTTTTGAAGACGATTCTTCTTCTGAAGCCGTGCTGTTTTTTAGGATTTTTAAATCACTTTCCATAAAATATATTATTTTAGTTCACGAGTAACGATACACTTCCATAATATAAAGCGAAACTTGAATTGTCTACAATGTACGCCTAATTAACTGATAAGTTCCTGTATTTTAGAATAGATCCAATTTATATTTTAATTGTTCATTTTTTCTCAACGAGTTCTTTGAGCTTTTGATTCATAGCCTCAAATCCCATTTTAGTTTTGTCAAGATTGAGCAGATCAATAAGAAGCCCGCTGAATTTTTCACTTTGAATAAAGGTTGCAGTACCGTTTTTATGATCGATCAGTTCAAACATGTGCTCGCCGTCAAATAATCCTTTAAAAAGAAGTTTGCCGAGCCATCGGAGTTCTTTGTTTTCAATTCTTTCAAGTACCACAGGCCTAAAGGTCATGGGACTGCTGCTGGGCGGTTCTATTTTTACGGTGATAGTCATTCCTTTTTCGACGGTTCCTGATAATGAAGTGATAAAAGGATTCCAATTAGGGTAATTCTCAAAATCTGTAAGAACAGCCCATATTTTTTCCGGTACGGCATGGATGGTAATTTGTGTTTTGATTTCTTTTGTCATAACTGATATATTTAAGATAAGTCCTTCTTTTATCTTTAGCAAAGGTCTTTCTTAATTGGTATTTTCAGCTTGATAAAAATCAAGAATTTAGAGAAGACGCTTTTTTCTTATTCTGCTGCATGTTTCAGGAGTCATTCCAAGCATAGAAGCAATATACTGCAGCGGAACATGGTTAAACAATTCTTTATTATTTTCAAAAAAGGAATGGTACCTTTCCTCAGCGGTCATGGAAAGATGAGTAAAGATCCGGGATTCCAGAGTTGTAAAACACCGGACAATGAAGAGTTTTTCTAAAACTGACCATGCTGGAAGTAAATTTTCCAGGTTCTTATAATCATCTCTATAAATAGTGTAGATTTCACAATCTGTCAGCGCCTGGATTGTCCATCTTGCCGGATCTTCAAAAATAAAACTGGCCAGATCAGTGATGAAATATCCTTTGGCAGAAATCCACTGTGTCACATCTTTCTTTTCAGTTTCAGTAAAAATTCTTAGAAACCCGGACTGCACAAAACTCAGCTTTTCACAGCGTTTTCCCTGCGTCAGAAAATAATCCCCTTTTTTTATGGTTTCCGGCTTAAATAAGGAAGTAATTGTTTTCAGGTCTTCCGGTTCCATTATTCCAAAGTAAGACTGTATACTGCTCTCAAGCTCTGTCATTTGTTTTCGCACATTTTATAGATTCAACCTCTTTCTAAACTCTAATATATTAATGTTTTGTGTTATTAAGCATAAAAAAGCAGGAAAGTTTACCCTTCCTGCTTTGATTTTAAAACAATATTTTATTTCTGTCTTTCCATTGGGATCTGTAAATTCGTCGGGCGGTTGGCTTCGGTATCAAACCCTCGTCCGTCAATATTTCTGGCCCCCCAGAACAGCATATCATGATGCAGATATATCAAGTCATATTCTTTGAAAACCTGACCTTCAGCAAGACCGAACGGAACAAAACTTTTTTTGAATATACTCTGCGGAACATTCAGTTCCCAGTGAGAAAAACCATTGACAGCCATTTTATTGAGAATATCCAAAAATCCAGGATGCAGCGGGGTAACTTCATAAGCAGTATCAGCAGTGAAATCTACCTTTTGTGCACCATCTGCAATAGAATGCGCGCCTTTCCACTCTACATGGCCTTTGATGAGCATTTTCGCGAGAGCCAGTTTCCCGAAAGCATCTGCATAATTGATAATTTCTAATTCAAAAGTATCGTCTGCATTATATTTAAAATGACGGCTTAAATAAAATGGTTTTAATGTACCGTCTTCATTTTTTAAAGCACTTGGACGTATTTCGGGGGCTATGCTTTTCCATTCGCCCTGTATACTTTGTTTCGTTTTTTCTAATGACATTGTATTCGTATTTTTTGAGGGTTTATTTTTTATTTGTGCATTGATATTTATTCCTATTGCTAGAAATAAGATAAATGCTGCTACTAATTTAGTTTTTTTCATCATCATGTTTTAAAATAAATATGTTTTAAAAAATAGGATTTAATTGATTGGAAACATGGGATTTCCGTTTGCTGTTTTATCAGCAGTGATCTCTTCCTGCATGACGTCCCAGTGTGCTGCTATTTTTCCATTTTCCACACGGAAAATATCTACAGCGATCATATTTTTTCCATTCCAGTCTTTATAACGGCCGTGGATCATCACAATATTTTCATTTTCAGTCACTGTTCCAGGCTCATAACTGAAGGTGATGCTTAAAGTGGGGATAAATTGTTTCAAAACCTCTGTACCATTTGGCAGGTGCGGATTATGCTGTATATAATTTTTGCTGAAATATGTATCAAATGCTGTGATATCTCTGTTTACAAATACATCAGTAATAGCAGTAAAAACTAATTCTTTATTGTTCATTTTTTTTATCTTTTATTGTTTTTTAATAATGTAAAGTTGATATATTTGTCTGTATTGAACAAGTAGTCAATATTTTTATTTATAGTACATTATTATAGACTAATGGAAAATAGACGTAAAAACAAAAATTTTAATCCCAATAATTGCGGGGTCACTCATTTTTTGAACCGGATCGGCGGAAAATGGAAAGTGCTGGTCATTTATGCAGTGAGTAAAAATGTGAACAGATTCAGCAGTCTGCAGCGCCTGATTCCTGATATCAGCAAACAGATGCTGGTGAACCAATTGAGAGAATTGGAAGAAGATAAAATTATAGACCGTACTATCTTTCCTGAAATTCCGCCCAGGGTAGAATATGCTTTAACGGAGTATGGTGCTTCTTTAATGCCAGTGATCAATGTGATCCAGCAGTGGGGAGAAAATGATCTCAAAAACAGCCGGTGCGACGTTTTAGGAAACTTGAAGCAGAGTTAATCGGTTTTTTTCAGATTTAAGATCCCTATTTTACGTTTCTTCGCTGTCAATGGAATGATAAGCCTTCTGTATAACCTCTTCTGGTGAAGTGTCTTCAAACAAAAGCTGTTTTTTATTCAGGTGAAAAGTTTTAGATTTTGAAAGCATTTCTTCTTCCATTGTATTCACTACTTCTTGGGTCAGATTTCCTTTCATCACTTCATAATAAAGAGCCTGGTGGCTTCCTGCTCCCATATTATAGGTCTCAATATAGGTGAGGATTAAATTCCTGTTAAGATATTTAAATGTACTCAGAAGATTGCCGCTTGGGCCTGATGCATATAAATTGATGCTGAGCTGTCCTTTATCAATGCTGATGTCTTCTGTATCATAGATTTTGTAGTTGTCTTCATTATATTCAGCTGGAAAAACCTTTTTTGAAATTTTATCTAAATGATAAGTTTTGTCCCCATTTTTTAAAAGAATTAAAACAGTACGCTCTGCTAAAGTATCTGTTTTCTTTCTAAGAACAACAGCTGCATCTGAAAGGCCGTCTTGATTTAAATCTCCTTCTGCTTCATATTGTATTTCATATGCTTTTGGAACAAAATCTGAAATTTTGGCTCCTGTTTTAGAAAATTCAGACTGGGCATGAGAGGTGTCATTTGCTGTTCCATTTTCAGTATTTTCTGAAAGATTTTTCCTTGTAATGGAATCTGTCTTTTGTTCAGCTTCAGTTTTCCCGCTTTTATTGCAAGAGATTATTAAAGCCAAAAATAAAATGGGGAAATAAATATTTTTTTTCAGTGTTTTCATTTAATTAGAGATCAATAGGATTAAGAATTATCTTTAAACCACACGCAGCTGTTTTTCACTTTCTTTTATTGCTTTCTCAAGTCTCGAAAGTCTGGTTTTTTCCTGCTTGGCACTCATGATCCAATGAAGAATTACTTTTTTATATGACGGCGCCTGGCTGTTAAAAAAGTCCCATGCTTTTTTATTTGATTGAAATTGATTTTCATATTCAGGATCTAGATTGGCAGTTTCTTTTTCATGAGAATATATAGCTGATTTTTCTTCTTTTCTAAAATTGAAAGCCTTTTGTCCTTCAGCAGTCATTAATCCGGCTTTAGTAAGTTCTTCCACTTTTTTAATGTTGATCGCGCTCCAGATACTTGATGTTTTTCGTGGGGTAAAACGAATAGAATAGCTTTCTTTATCAATGGATTTTCTTACCCCGTCTATCCATCCGAAACACAAAGCATGATCTACAGATTCAGACCAGCTCATGGAAGGCTTCTTGCTTCCCACTTTATAAAAACCGACCAAAAGTTCTTTTTCTTTTTGATGATTTTTTTTCAGCCATTCTCTGAATTCCTCCTGTGCTGCAAAAAATGTTGCTGTCATATTTAAAAAAAATATTTTTCGGATTTTTATCTGCCGTATTCATCAATTTTCTCCTTCATCCTTTTTTCCAGATATTCATTGCCGCCTTTGAGCTCTTCTAAGATTTGTAATGCTTCAGATTTATATTGTATTATTTTTTCTTCAGACCAGTGGAGCGGGGGAGTCTGCAGATTAGTTACTCTATCAGCTAATTTTACTGCCCAGACTTCTTTTGGAAGTTTTTTGATCCGGTGAAGGCTGTCTGTCATTTTTGCATTTTTGTCTAAGGCTGCATTTTTTGTCAATGCAAGAACTGCTTCTGCTGTTTCTCTGCTGAATGTATTTTCAAGTTCTTCATAGGTGGTATCAGTATCTTCCAGCGTATCATGAAGCAGGGCGGTCTGAACTGCAAATCCTGTATCAAAGTTTTCTGATCTTTCGGAAGCTATTAAAATTTCCATCGCCACGTTACTTATATGGACAACATAGGGCAGGGAAGTCCCCGGAATAGTCTGGTTCTTATCTGAATGTTTTTGAGCAGCAAATTGTATGGTTTCCTGATAAATAGTTTGAAGACTCATATTTTTATGATTTGATGAATGTTCCTTGTCTAAATATACTTAATTTCTTTAAACAGCACTGTATTAATTACAATCGGCAGCCTGTAACCCAAAATTAATCTGTTGTAATTGGGTATTATTTTATTCGTAAATAAATGGATTATTTTTAACTATAGTTTGATTAATGAATGGTTTTGCTATATTTGATCTAAATTAAAGCGGTATAAATGAATAATATCGAAAAAATAATCAACCTTTTTAAGTGCAATTAATGAATAATGTTTATCTAAACTTGAAAAACTAAAAAATAATTTAAGTATCAATATTTCAGGCTTGTTCTGATAAAATTGAATAAATTCTTCCAAAAACACGGAAGTGATTAAATTGATCAATGTCAATTTAAAAATTACAGTAAGAATTATATAGATTCTCTGCACATACACACAAATGAAATCAGTTTTAATGATGAAAAATAATTTTTCACCCGCAGTGTTAATTGTATTATTTGCTTTTAACGCTATCAATGCTCAGGAGAGTTTTTCTCCTGATAACCAGGCAGACATACGAGCTGCATCTTTTCAAAAAGTAGAAATTCCGGATGTGAGTGAGGTGGGTCAAATTGGCCGGCTTACAGGAATGAATGTATCACAACCCGCTCCCAGTGTATTATTTTCAAATTTATCAGCCCATGAAAAGACATTGGATTTCTCGGCAGATAGAGAAGAAAGCCACAGACTGGCACCTTGGTTTGTGAGAAGATTTCATTTCGAAGGCGGTTTATTTATTCCCTTCAATAATACAAATGTGCATGTCGGCAGTAATTCAGGAGCTTATGCAACTGATATTGATTTTGAAAATGATCTGGGATTTAATACATCTAGTTTCTCTGCTTTTGCGAATTTCCAATGGCATATCTCCAGAAGATCAAAGCTGAAGCTCAGCTATTTTAATCTTAGCAGATCAGCAGACCACACTCTTGATAAAACTATTGAATTTGCAGACCATACTTTCCCTGTTTATGCCGATGTAAGTGCATTTTTTAATTCCCATATTGCACAAATCTCCTATGGATATGCCGTTGTAAGCAGACCCAAATATGAACTCGGAGTGATGATTGGAGCTCACGTTTTGAAAGTGGATGTTGGAATAGGTTTAAATACCAATGTTGGTAGCGTCGGTTATTCAACTGACTATGATTTTACAGCTCCATTACCTGATATTGGGGTGTATGGCGGTTATGCGATTAGTGATCAGTGGGCAGTAAATGCAGAACTGGGCTATCTTTCTGCTAAAATCAATAATATCAACGGTAAAATAATAAGTTATAATCTGGCTGTACAGTATAACCCGCTTCCTTATCTTGGTTTCAGTGCCAGTTATACAGGTCTTAATTTTGAATTGGATGTAGACGGCAAACATATGGATGGATTTCTTAAATGGGGCTATAACGGACCCTCTTTGGCGGCTACTTATACTTTCGGAAGAGGCTTTTAAACAGTTTTTATAAAGTGAAATTACGGTCCCTGAATGATTAGAACTTATGGATAAATGAAAATGGAGAAATTAATTTTAATTCTTTCCTGTCAGCGGAAGCTTGAAGTAAAATGTACTTCCTTGGTTCAAGGAACTCTCTACTCCAATTTCACCATTTTGTTTTTCTATAAAATTTTTAGAGATAGCCAAACCTAAACCTGTTCCGTTTTGATGTTCTCCGGGAACCTGAAAATAACGGTCAAAGATCTGGCGGTGGTATTTTTCATCAATACCGCTTCCCGTATCTGTAATGCTGAATTTAACGTATGAGTCGGATTTTTCTACCGTAATATTGATGCTTTCATCCTGAAAAGAATGTTTCACGGCATTGCTTAGAAAATTGTTCATTACCCAGATCGTTTTATCTAGATCCGCAGCTACAAAATCATTGTCTTCCAAGAGGAATTGTGCCTGTATGGATATATGTTTCTGTTCGGCAAGCTTTTCCACATTTTTTATAGAAGTCTGTACAATTTCCTTAGGGGAACAGTTTTGAATATTCAGGCGTATATTTCCTGTTTCTACCTGTGACAGATTGAGGAGTTCTCCTGTAATATCCAGCAGGCGCTGGCCGTCTTCATTGATGCTTTTAAGCAGTTCTTGCTGCTGGTCATTTAATTCCCCGAATTTTTGATTTCCCAGAAGCTGAACGCCCATTTTTATTGCCGCAATAGGTGTTTTAAGCTCGTGAGAAATCGTGGCGATAAAATTGGTTTTAGCAAAATCCAGCTCTTTGAAAGGCGTAATATTCCGTAAAAGAATTACTTTTCCAATATATTTTTTTTCTTTTTCTCCTGTTCTTGCGATGTTGATAGGAACAATTTCCTGTTCAAAATAGTTTTCTTTATTGTCCGTAATAATTTTAATAGGTTCTTTTACGGGGTGGTCCATATTTTTAAGAAGCTCCCTCATAAGATCATTATTTACGGCAACCTCATGGGCTGTTTTTCCGATAATTTCTTCTTTGCGGAGGTTCGTGATTTTTAATGCTTCGTCATTGATCATGTAAATGAAATGATTTTCATCCAAGCCGATAACGGCATCATGCATGTTGTTGACCAGGGTTTCGATCCGCTTCTTGTCCATTAGTTGCTTAGAGAGCGTACTGCTTTCATATTCCTGAAGTTTTTCAGCCATGATGTTGAAAGAATTGGCGAGATCATTGAACTCTTCACTTCCTTTGAAATGAACTCTTTCATTATAATTTTTATTAGCGATCTGTTTAATACTTGACGTTAACTGATTAATAGGTTCTGCAATCGTCTGAGGCAGATTAAACAGCAGGATAAAAGCAATTAGAAAACATACGGTTCCTAAACTTACGATCCAAAAAGTGGCATTTTCCGCAGTAATGATGGCGATATCACTTTTGCGCTCAATGCCTTTCATATTTAAGGACATAATTTTCGCCAGATCTTCGCGGATCAGTTTTTCTTTTCCGCTGTCAGGATGCTGCAGGTAGCTGCTGAAATGCAGATTGAGATTTTGTGTCGCTTCTTTCTCGCCGAATTCAGTGAGGTTTTTTTCCTGTAGGGCATTATTTTTTTTAAAATCTTTTACGGCAACTGCGCTGTCTGTACTTATTTTATCAAGAGCAAGAAGCATATTTTTTGAAAACTCCAGGCTGTTGTAATTGGCGGTTAGAATTTTTTCAGTGTCGGATTTCAGTTTATTAATGTATACGGAACCAATTACTGAAAGCAGAACAATCAGCAAAAATAAAAGACCTACGCCTAATGTGAGTTTAGTTTTAAGTTTCATTACTTTTAAGATAAAATAATAATATCGATCTGTCTTTCATTCAGCCTGTTCATCAGGGTATAGATCCAGCTGTAGCCGAACATCCGGTGCCAGAAAGCGGCATGAGGCTTGCCGATGCAGACTGTTGTGATATTATGCTGGATTACATATTCCAAAATTCCTTTGTGCACACTGCTTTCTTTCGTTCTTGCTACTTTTGCTCCCAATTCTTGTGCTAAATTAAAGTTATTAATTAAATACCGCTGTTTATCCAGAGCAATTTTTTCGGGATTTTCAGAAGGCCTCTGGATATAGAGTACCGTCCACGGACTATTATAGTAGCTTGCTAAACGGGCAGTTTTCCGGATGATATTTTTAGCTATTTTTTCGTTGCTGCTGATACAGGCGAGGAATTTTATAGGTTTAAAGGTTTCTGTTTTAATTTCGGCTTCTACTTTTCTTTCGACATGAGTCGCTACTTCTTTTAAAGAAAGCTCGCGGAGCTGCAGGATATGGCCGCTTTGAAAGAAATTATTAAGAGCAGTCTGAATTTTCTCTTTTTTATAAATTTTACCCTCTTTCAGCCTGGCAAGCAGTTCATCCGCAGTTAAATCTATATTCACCACTTCATCCGCCAGAGCAAGAATTTTATCAGGAAGACGTTCAGAAACTTCAATGCCGGTGATCTTTTTTACTTCCTCATTTAAGCTTTCGATATGCTGGATGTTCATTGCACTGATCACGTTGATTCCATTATCCAGAATTTCCAGAACATCCTGCCATCTTTTTTTATTTTTTGAACCTTCTACATTAGAATGAGCCAGTTCATCCACCAATACGACTTCAGGATGCTCATTAATAATGGCCTGCAGATCCATTTCCTCTACATTTTTACCTTTATAAAAAACAGATTTCCGTGCAATTTCAGGGATTCCTTCTACCAAAGCTGCAGTTTCTTCTCTGTCGTGGGTTTCTATGTAGCCTATTTTCACATCAATGCCGTTCCGCAGGAGAGAATGGGCTTCCTGAAGCATACGAAAAGTTTTTCCTACCCCTGCACTCATTCCAATATAGATTTTGAATTTTCCTTTTCGGGATTTCTGAATGAGTTCTAAAAAATGTTCTGCTGACGGCATTATTTATTTTGATTTAAAATTTAATTAAACTTAAATCACAAAAGCCACAAAAACTTGTAATTTTTAAGTTTCTGTGCCTTTTGTGTTAAAATGAAGTCTGCTTTAAGCTTAAAACCAAGCGGCAAGACTTGCTGTAATAAAGAAATTTCCCTGTTTCAACTGGTTATTTTTTACAAAAATGGCATCCTTTGAAGTCAGTCCTCTTGCTTCTGTACGGAATACTACATTTTTCAAAACAGCATAATCAACATTCAGAGAATATCCGAAAGTTTGAAACCCATTAGGAGTTTTAGTATTGATGATCACTCCATTTTTGTCGCTGTAATATTCCAGTCTTCCGGCCAGTGCCCATCTGCTGTCGAGCTGATATTTCATCTGCAGGTTAGGGCTGTACCAGATATTGTACCGTTCGCTGCCTTTTGACTGCTGCTCTGCTCCAATGTCAAATCCAAGTACGGCTGAAAAATCTTTGGACAGCTGAAAATTTCCGTATAGATCATGAAAATAACGCATTCTTTTATCTTCTTTTGCTTTGTCGTTTCCTATGAAAGAGCTGCTGTTCAGTGTTATTTTATCATTCGGTTTATAAACAGCCTGATGTCCGAAAGACATACTTTGGTTTCCTTCTGCTTTTGCAATTCGCTGCCATCCGTTGAGAACCAGTCCGCTTAAAAACCATTTTCCATTATCTGAAGTATAAGAAATTTTGGCTCCTGTTTCAAAATAAGGCGAATTTTCTGCTGCTAAACTTCTTGTTAAGTTAATATTATCTTTTCCTATAGCGCTTTCCCAGCCGATATGGGAAGGCATTATTCCTGCATCGATCCACAAGTTTTTATTTTTGGAAATTTTTATTCCAATATTAGCTTCGTGTACATACCGTAAAGCTTCCTGTTCAGCAGCCATATTATCCTGAACATATGTGCCTGCCATCAAAGCAAAATTAGCCCGCAGATTTTCAGTTTGATAAGATGCTTTTACCATCCCTAAATTAAGGTTTATTTCATTATGACGGTTGTAAGAATACAAAAAGTTCTGACGGTTATGAACAGAAGGCTCATTAAAGTCATAAGCGTAAAATACCTCTGCATAGGCCGAAAAAGTAAATTTAGTGTTTGTTTTCAAGGAATCTTGAGACTGAGCTTTCACAAGGCATGATGCTGCTATCATACCCGCAAGAATATATGTTTTCATTAAAGTTTTAAAATTTATTTTATAATTAGAGAGAAATAATTTGGTATTTTATCTCTGTTCTTTTGTCTTGAAATCGAAGATTCAACGTACGTGGCCAACCAAAAGAATCAAAAGTTTAAGACTGAAAATTCCGGCTAAAAACTAAAAACTAATAAGTAATCCTGAAATCCTTAAAACTTGCTCCCTGAGCCATTCCATTATATTTTCAGACAGCGGGAATTTTTTAATAGATTAATTATTAGTTTTCTTAACGTCTGCAGTTCCCAGGCCGTTTATTAAAAGTCAAATTTTTTCAGATAGGTTTTATTTCAATTCATCCAAAGCAATATTCAGCTCCAAGACATTTACTTTTGAAGGTCCGAACATATTCAGAAGAGGAGAGTCTGTATGTTTTTTAATTAATTCAATCACTGAGGATTCCGGTAGATTTCTCTCTTTTGCGACTCTTTTAGCCTGATAAAGAGCGCCCCCTTCAGAAATGTTTGGATCTAATCCGCTGCCGCTTGCTGTGATAAGCTCTACAGGAACTTTAGTGTTTCCCATTGCTGGATTCTCTATTTTCAGGGTATCTATTCTTTTTTGCACTACAGCCAGATATTCTTCGTTGGTTGGCCCTTTATTGCTTCCTGCACTTCCATCAGCTTTGTAATCAACTGCGGACGGACGTCCATGGAAATATTTTTCTGATTTGAATTCCTGGCCGATATTCACATAGAATTTTTGTCCGTTATGCGTAATAGTTTCTGCATTTCCCTGAGTAGGCAGTACTTTTGATCCTCCATACACGATGAGTAAATAAACACCGATAACAACAAGCATTACAACAGTTAATCTGAATGCCGGAAAAATATGATTTTTCATTTTTTTTTAATTTTAAAAGAATAAACTGATAAATAAGTCAATGATTTTTATCCCGATGAACGGCACAATGATTCCGCCTAAGCCGTACAATAAAAGGTTTCTTCTTAAAAGAGCACTAGCACCGATAGGTTTGTAAGCAACCCCTTTTAATGCTAAAGGAATCAGAAACGGAATAATAACAGCATTGAAGATA
Coding sequences:
- a CDS encoding SRPBCC domain-containing protein; this translates as MTKEIKTQITIHAVPEKIWAVLTDFENYPNWNPFITSLSGTVEKGMTITVKIEPPSSSPMTFRPVVLERIENKELRWLGKLLFKGLFDGEHMFELIDHKNGTATFIQSEKFSGLLIDLLNLDKTKMGFEAMNQKLKELVEKK
- a CDS encoding Crp/Fnr family transcriptional regulator, translating into MTELESSIQSYFGIMEPEDLKTITSLFKPETIKKGDYFLTQGKRCEKLSFVQSGFLRIFTETEKKDVTQWISAKGYFITDLASFIFEDPARWTIQALTDCEIYTIYRDDYKNLENLLPAWSVLEKLFIVRCFTTLESRIFTHLSMTAEERYHSFFENNKELFNHVPLQYIASMLGMTPETCSRIRKKRLL
- a CDS encoding nuclear transport factor 2 family protein encodes the protein MNNKELVFTAITDVFVNRDITAFDTYFSKNYIQHNPHLPNGTEVLKQFIPTLSITFSYEPGTVTENENIVMIHGRYKDWNGKNMIAVDIFRVENGKIAAHWDVMQEEITADKTANGNPMFPIN
- a CDS encoding helix-turn-helix domain-containing protein encodes the protein MENRRKNKNFNPNNCGVTHFLNRIGGKWKVLVIYAVSKNVNRFSSLQRLIPDISKQMLVNQLRELEEDKIIDRTIFPEIPPRVEYALTEYGASLMPVINVIQQWGENDLKNSRCDVLGNLKQS
- a CDS encoding YdeI/OmpD-associated family protein, whose product is MTATFFAAQEEFREWLKKNHQKEKELLVGFYKVGSKKPSMSWSESVDHALCFGWIDGVRKSIDKESYSIRFTPRKTSSIWSAINIKKVEELTKAGLMTAEGQKAFNFRKEEKSAIYSHEKETANLDPEYENQFQSNKKAWDFFNSQAPSYKKVILHWIMSAKQEKTRLSRLEKAIKESEKQLRVV
- a CDS encoding HD domain-containing protein, whose protein sequence is MSLQTIYQETIQFAAQKHSDKNQTIPGTSLPYVVHISNVAMEILIASERSENFDTGFAVQTALLHDTLEDTDTTYEELENTFSRETAEAVLALTKNAALDKNAKMTDSLHRIKKLPKEVWAVKLADRVTNLQTPPLHWSEEKIIQYKSEALQILEELKGGNEYLEKRMKEKIDEYGR
- a CDS encoding ATP-binding protein, translating into MKLKTKLTLGVGLLFLLIVLLSVIGSVYINKLKSDTEKILTANYNSLEFSKNMLLALDKISTDSAVAVKDFKKNNALQEKNLTEFGEKEATQNLNLHFSSYLQHPDSGKEKLIREDLAKIMSLNMKGIERKSDIAIITAENATFWIVSLGTVCFLIAFILLFNLPQTIAEPINQLTSSIKQIANKNYNERVHFKGSEEFNDLANSFNIMAEKLQEYESSTLSKQLMDKKRIETLVNNMHDAVIGLDENHFIYMINDEALKITNLRKEEIIGKTAHEVAVNNDLMRELLKNMDHPVKEPIKIITDNKENYFEQEIVPINIARTGEKEKKYIGKVILLRNITPFKELDFAKTNFIATISHELKTPIAAIKMGVQLLGNQKFGELNDQQQELLKSINEDGQRLLDITGELLNLSQVETGNIRLNIQNCSPKEIVQTSIKNVEKLAEQKHISIQAQFLLEDNDFVAADLDKTIWVMNNFLSNAVKHSFQDESINITVEKSDSYVKFSITDTGSGIDEKYHRQIFDRYFQVPGEHQNGTGLGLAISKNFIEKQNGEIGVESSLNQGSTFYFKLPLTGKN
- a CDS encoding sensor protein KdpD, producing MPSAEHFLELIQKSRKGKFKIYIGMSAGVGKTFRMLQEAHSLLRNGIDVKIGYIETHDREETAALVEGIPEIARKSVFYKGKNVEEMDLQAIINEHPEVVLVDELAHSNVEGSKNKKRWQDVLEILDNGINVISAMNIQHIESLNEEVKKITGIEVSERLPDKILALADEVVNIDLTADELLARLKEGKIYKKEKIQTALNNFFQSGHILQLRELSLKEVATHVERKVEAEIKTETFKPIKFLACISSNEKIAKNIIRKTARLASYYNSPWTVLYIQRPSENPEKIALDKQRYLINNFNLAQELGAKVARTKESSVHKGILEYVIQHNITTVCIGKPHAAFWHRMFGYSWIYTLMNRLNERQIDIIILS
- a CDS encoding porin, whose product is MKTYILAGMIAASCLVKAQSQDSLKTNTKFTFSAYAEVFYAYDFNEPSVHNRQNFLYSYNRHNEINLNLGMVKASYQTENLRANFALMAGTYVQDNMAAEQEALRYVHEANIGIKISKNKNLWIDAGIMPSHIGWESAIGKDNINLTRSLAAENSPYFETGAKISYTSDNGKWFLSGLVLNGWQRIAKAEGNQSMSFGHQAVYKPNDKITLNSSSFIGNDKAKEDKRMRYFHDLYGNFQLSKDFSAVLGFDIGAEQQSKGSERYNIWYSPNLQMKYQLDSRWALAGRLEYYSDKNGVIINTKTPNGFQTFGYSLNVDYAVLKNVVFRTEARGLTSKDAIFVKNNQLKQGNFFITASLAAWF
- the kdpC gene encoding K(+)-transporting ATPase subunit C, coding for MKNHIFPAFRLTVVMLVVIGVYLLIVYGGSKVLPTQGNAETITHNGQKFYVNIGQEFKSEKYFHGRPSAVDYKADGSAGSNKGPTNEEYLAVVQKRIDTLKIENPAMGNTKVPVELITASGSGLDPNISEGGALYQAKRVAKERNLPESSVIELIKKHTDSPLLNMFGPSKVNVLELNIALDELK